The Litchfieldia alkalitelluris genome has a window encoding:
- a CDS encoding TetR/AcrR family transcriptional regulator: protein MQKRTVHASVKDERLIKKRRDQMIKGAVTLFKQKGFHRTTTREIAKAAGFSIGTLYEYIKSKEDILYLVCDSIYDHVTERLEEAINSRAGSLQSLKQAIAHHFRVMDEMQDEVLVMYQEAKSLSKDALPYVLNKENDLAKVFEKMIISCVENGELEIKEAEIPLIAHSIIVQGQMWGFRRWVLQKHYTLDEYINIQTNLILNGLTKKL, encoded by the coding sequence GTGCAAAAGCGGACGGTTCATGCTTCAGTAAAGGACGAACGATTAATAAAAAAGCGCCGTGATCAAATGATTAAAGGGGCAGTTACTCTTTTTAAACAAAAGGGGTTTCATCGGACAACAACAAGAGAAATCGCGAAAGCGGCTGGATTTAGTATAGGCACGCTCTATGAATATATTAAAAGTAAAGAAGATATACTCTATTTAGTTTGTGATAGCATTTATGACCATGTAACTGAACGGTTGGAGGAGGCTATTAATTCCCGAGCAGGTAGTCTTCAAAGTCTTAAACAAGCAATCGCCCATCATTTTAGAGTGATGGATGAAATGCAGGACGAGGTACTTGTTATGTATCAGGAAGCAAAGTCATTATCTAAGGATGCCCTTCCATATGTGCTGAATAAGGAGAATGATTTAGCAAAAGTATTTGAAAAGATGATTATAAGCTGTGTTGAAAATGGTGAACTAGAGATTAAAGAAGCAGAAATTCCGCTAATTGCTCACAGTATCATTGTTCAAGGACAAATGTGGGGATTCAGACGCTGGGTATTGCAAAAACACTATACTCTTGATGAATATATTAATATCCAAACAAACCTTATCTTAAATGGCTTAACCAAAAAGTTGTAG
- the icmF gene encoding fused isobutyryl-CoA mutase/GTPase IcmF, whose amino-acid sequence MTVERYRSQNHVRFITASSLFDGHDASINIMRRMLQASGAEVIHLGHNRSVDEIVKAAIQEDVQGIAVSSYQGGHVEYFKYMYDCLQEKGASHIKIYGGGGGVIIPREIKELHEYGIARIFSPEDGRKLGLQGMIDKMMVECDYALTAKVNDEIERLKEGEDQAIARLITIAENRLDHTNEVAATAETVLEKVKDLARDIPVVGITGTGGAGKSSLTDELIRRFINEMPTKKVAIVSIDPTKQKTGGALLGDRIRMNAIFSPNVYMRSLATRQSKSELSLAIKDALTVLKAADFDLIIVETSGIGQGDAEIMEICDLALYVMTSEFGAPSQLEKIDMIDYADLIVINKFERKGSEDAKRQVQKQYQRSHLFFEKELDEMPVYGTIASQFNDPGTNTLFVALINLINEKFNFSWQTTLEKTIEVQKQTVIIPTDRRYYLREISETVRNYHKKAEEQVNYARKLFQIQGTIEALGMNNTSEEIKQPLYDLQTEYENKLTDESKKILDQWHEQKAIYAKEKMITKIRDKEIVTILRTVSLSGLSIAKISLPKYEDFGEILRWVYRENVPGSFPFTAGVFPFKREGEDPKRQFAGEGTPDRTNRRFHYLSKDDSAKRLSTAFDSVTLYGEDPAYRPDIYGKVGESGVSVCNLDDMKKLYAGFDLCHPSTSVSMTINGPAPIILAMFMNTAIYQQVEKTIQQLGRSLTDEEYDEVKNRTLQTVRGTVQADILKEDQGQNTCIFSTEFALRMMGDIQEYFIKNKVRNYYSVSISGYHIAEAGANPISQLAFTLSNGFTYVEYYLSRGMNIDDFAPNLSFFFSNGLDPEYTVIGRVARRIWATVMRDKYGANERSQKLKYHIQTSGRSLHAQEIDFNDIRTTLQALMALHDNCNSLHTNAYDEAITTPTEESVRRAMAIQMIITKEHGLTKNENPLQGSFIVEELTDLVEEAVLQEFERINDRGGVLGAMETQYQRGKIQDESMFYEMKKHTGELPIIGVNTYLNPNPPSEEDLNSIELARASKEEKELQIQNLNEFKTRNQSKVDEALVKLKQAAVNNENIFEQLLETVQVASLGQITNALYEVGGQYRRNM is encoded by the coding sequence ATGACTGTGGAAAGGTATAGGTCCCAAAATCATGTGCGGTTTATTACGGCGTCGAGTTTGTTTGATGGGCACGATGCGTCGATTAATATTATGAGGAGGATGCTTCAGGCGAGCGGGGCAGAGGTGATTCATCTTGGGCATAATCGTTCGGTTGATGAGATTGTGAAGGCGGCTATCCAGGAGGATGTTCAGGGGATAGCGGTGTCATCTTATCAAGGGGGGCATGTTGAATATTTCAAGTATATGTATGATTGCTTGCAGGAAAAGGGTGCAAGTCATATAAAAATATATGGTGGTGGCGGTGGTGTCATCATTCCGCGAGAGATTAAAGAGCTCCATGAGTATGGAATTGCACGAATTTTCTCACCTGAAGACGGACGAAAATTAGGACTTCAGGGCATGATTGATAAGATGATGGTGGAGTGTGATTACGCTCTTACAGCTAAAGTAAACGATGAAATCGAAAGACTTAAAGAGGGCGAAGACCAAGCGATCGCAAGACTGATTACAATTGCGGAAAATCGGTTAGATCATACAAATGAAGTTGCGGCAACAGCTGAAACGGTGTTAGAAAAAGTAAAGGATTTAGCAAGGGATATACCTGTCGTGGGAATTACAGGAACAGGTGGAGCGGGTAAAAGCTCATTAACGGATGAATTAATACGAAGATTTATTAATGAAATGCCAACAAAAAAGGTGGCGATTGTATCAATCGATCCCACGAAGCAAAAAACGGGTGGAGCACTTCTAGGTGATAGAATTCGAATGAATGCTATATTTTCCCCAAATGTCTATATGCGGAGCTTAGCCACAAGACAATCCAAGTCAGAGCTTTCTTTAGCGATAAAAGATGCTTTAACGGTATTAAAGGCAGCTGATTTTGACCTGATTATCGTTGAAACGAGTGGAATAGGTCAAGGTGATGCAGAGATTATGGAGATATGTGATCTTGCATTGTATGTCATGACGAGTGAATTTGGGGCACCTTCTCAGCTTGAAAAAATTGATATGATTGACTACGCGGACCTTATCGTCATTAACAAATTTGAACGAAAAGGCTCAGAGGATGCGAAACGACAGGTTCAAAAACAATATCAGCGAAGTCACTTGTTTTTCGAGAAAGAGCTAGATGAGATGCCTGTTTATGGTACCATAGCAAGTCAATTTAATGATCCTGGAACGAACACGCTTTTTGTGGCACTAATTAATCTTATTAATGAAAAATTCAATTTTAGCTGGCAAACGACTTTAGAAAAAACAATTGAAGTTCAAAAGCAAACCGTCATTATACCAACTGATCGTCGATATTATTTACGTGAGATATCTGAAACGGTTCGCAATTATCATAAAAAAGCAGAAGAACAAGTGAACTATGCCCGTAAACTATTTCAAATTCAAGGTACGATTGAAGCTCTAGGGATGAACAATACGAGTGAGGAGATAAAACAACCTCTTTATGACCTGCAAACTGAGTATGAAAATAAGTTAACAGATGAGTCGAAGAAGATTTTAGATCAATGGCATGAGCAAAAAGCAATTTATGCAAAAGAGAAAATGATTACAAAAATTAGAGATAAAGAGATTGTAACCATCCTCAGAACGGTAAGTCTATCGGGATTATCGATTGCTAAAATTTCTCTTCCTAAATACGAAGACTTTGGAGAAATTTTAAGGTGGGTATATAGAGAAAATGTGCCAGGCTCCTTTCCTTTTACTGCAGGAGTATTTCCATTTAAAAGAGAGGGAGAAGATCCGAAAAGACAATTTGCAGGTGAAGGCACCCCCGATCGAACAAACCGTCGCTTTCATTACTTATCAAAAGATGATTCAGCAAAAAGACTGAGCACCGCCTTTGATTCCGTCACACTATATGGCGAGGATCCGGCATACAGACCTGATATTTATGGTAAGGTTGGCGAGAGTGGTGTAAGCGTTTGCAATCTTGATGATATGAAAAAATTATATGCTGGGTTTGATTTATGTCATCCATCAACATCGGTTTCAATGACCATTAATGGTCCAGCACCAATCATTTTAGCGATGTTTATGAACACAGCCATTTATCAACAGGTCGAAAAAACAATCCAACAGCTAGGACGATCTCTTACTGATGAGGAATACGATGAAGTGAAAAACAGAACACTTCAAACGGTTAGAGGAACAGTTCAAGCTGATATTTTAAAAGAAGATCAAGGCCAAAATACGTGTATTTTCTCAACAGAGTTTGCCTTACGAATGATGGGAGATATTCAGGAATATTTTATAAAAAATAAAGTAAGAAACTATTATTCAGTTTCTATTTCCGGATATCATATTGCTGAAGCAGGGGCTAATCCGATATCTCAGCTCGCATTTACATTATCAAATGGCTTCACATATGTGGAGTATTATTTAAGCCGTGGGATGAATATCGATGATTTCGCTCCCAACCTGTCATTCTTCTTCAGTAATGGACTTGATCCTGAATACACGGTGATTGGTCGTGTAGCAAGACGAATTTGGGCAACTGTAATGAGAGATAAATATGGTGCAAATGAGAGAAGTCAAAAGCTTAAGTATCATATTCAAACATCTGGACGATCACTGCATGCTCAAGAAATTGATTTTAATGATATAAGAACAACTTTACAAGCCTTGATGGCACTTCATGATAATTGTAATTCGTTGCATACAAATGCCTATGATGAAGCTATCACGACACCGACTGAAGAATCAGTTCGACGTGCGATGGCGATTCAAATGATTATCACTAAAGAACATGGGCTAACAAAAAATGAAAACCCATTACAGGGTTCATTTATTGTTGAGGAATTAACAGATCTTGTTGAAGAAGCAGTATTACAGGAATTCGAACGAATCAATGATCGTGGCGGAGTGTTAGGTGCGATGGAAACTCAATATCAGCGTGGGAAAATTCAAGATGAGTCGATGTTTTATGAAATGAAAAAACATACGGGAGAGCTTCCGATCATTGGGGTGAATACCTATCTAAATCCAAATCCACCATCAGAGGAAGATTTGAATAGCATTGAATTAGCCAGAGCGTCAAAGGAAGAAAAGGAGCTTCAGATACAAAATTTAAATGAGTTTAAAACGAGAAATCAATCAAAGGTTGATGAAGCGTTGGTGAAATTAAAGCAGGCTGCTGTTAATAATGAGAATATATTTGAACAGTTACTTGAGACGGTTCAAGTAGCGAGTTTAGGTCAAATTACGAATGCCCTTTATGAGGTCGGGGGGCAGTATCGCCGGAATATGTAA
- a CDS encoding CTP synthase has product MTKYIFVTGGVVSSLGKGIVAASLGRLLKNRGLSVTIQKFDPYINVDPGTMSPYQHGEVFVTDDGAETDLDLGHYERFIDINLSKLSNVTTGKIYSTVLRKERRGDYLGGTVQVIPHITNEIKERVFRAGRETNADVVITEIGGTVGDIESLPYLEAIRQIKSDIGRQNVMYIHCTLVPYIKAAKEMKTKPTQHSVKELRSLGIQPNVIVVRTEAPISQDMKDKIALFCDIDERAVIESRDAETLYSVPLALQDQKLDEITCEHLQLNCNEADMTEWRELVERVTNLSKTTKIALVGKYVELQDAYISVVEAMRHAGYAFDADVSIKWINSEEVNADNANELLSDVDGILVPGGFGDRGIEGKISTIKYARENKIPMLGICLGMQLASIEFARNVLGLEGAHSAEIAPETPYPIIDLLPEQKDIEDLGGTLRLGLQPCKLVEGTKAYEAYQDEVVYERHRHRYEFNNQFRQAMEAEGFVFSGTSPDGRLVEIIELKDHPWFVASQFHPEFISRPTRPQPLFREFIHASLVNSEKL; this is encoded by the coding sequence ATGACAAAGTATATTTTTGTAACAGGTGGCGTAGTATCTTCGCTCGGAAAAGGGATCGTTGCAGCGTCATTAGGACGATTATTGAAAAATAGAGGTTTAAGTGTAACAATTCAAAAGTTTGATCCATACATAAACGTTGACCCAGGAACAATGAGTCCTTATCAGCACGGTGAGGTTTTTGTTACGGATGATGGTGCGGAAACAGACCTTGACTTAGGTCACTATGAACGTTTTATTGATATTAACTTATCTAAATTAAGCAATGTTACTACAGGTAAAATCTACTCAACGGTTTTAAGAAAAGAACGCCGTGGTGATTATCTTGGAGGAACGGTTCAGGTTATTCCACATATCACAAATGAAATTAAAGAGCGTGTTTTTAGAGCAGGTAGAGAAACGAACGCGGATGTGGTTATCACAGAAATAGGTGGAACAGTTGGTGATATCGAGTCACTTCCATACCTAGAAGCAATTCGTCAGATTAAAAGTGATATCGGTCGTCAAAATGTAATGTATATTCACTGTACGCTAGTACCTTACATTAAGGCTGCAAAAGAAATGAAAACAAAACCAACTCAGCATAGTGTAAAAGAATTACGAAGCTTAGGAATTCAACCAAATGTGATTGTCGTTCGTACAGAAGCGCCGATCTCACAAGATATGAAAGATAAAATTGCGTTATTCTGTGATATTGATGAGCGAGCTGTTATCGAATCAAGAGATGCTGAAACTCTTTATTCAGTACCACTTGCCCTTCAAGATCAAAAACTTGATGAAATCACTTGTGAACATCTCCAACTAAACTGCAATGAAGCGGATATGACAGAGTGGAGAGAGCTTGTTGAACGAGTAACAAACCTTTCAAAAACAACGAAAATTGCGCTTGTAGGAAAATATGTTGAGTTACAAGATGCTTATATTTCAGTTGTCGAAGCTATGCGTCATGCGGGTTATGCTTTTGATGCAGATGTTTCTATTAAGTGGATTAACTCAGAAGAAGTAAATGCGGATAATGCAAACGAGTTATTATCTGATGTGGACGGAATCCTTGTTCCTGGTGGATTTGGAGATCGAGGAATCGAAGGGAAAATTTCAACGATTAAGTATGCCCGTGAAAATAAAATCCCGATGCTTGGGATATGTTTAGGCATGCAGCTTGCTAGCATCGAATTTGCACGTAATGTACTAGGGTTAGAAGGCGCACATTCAGCAGAAATCGCTCCTGAAACACCGTACCCAATCATTGACTTACTTCCAGAACAAAAGGATATTGAGGATTTAGGTGGAACATTACGACTTGGCCTTCAACCTTGTAAGTTAGTAGAAGGAACAAAGGCATATGAAGCTTACCAAGACGAGGTAGTCTATGAGCGTCATCGTCACCGTTATGAATTCAACAACCAATTCCGTCAAGCAATGGAAGCTGAAGGTTTTGTTTTCTCTGGGACAAGCCCAGATGGAAGACTTGTGGAAATCATTGAGCTAAAAGACCATCCATGGTTCGTAGCATCACAATTCCATCCAGAATTTATCTCAAGACCAACAAGACCACAACCATTATTCCGTGAATTCATTCATGCTTCACTCGTGAATTCTGAGAAGTTATAA
- a CDS encoding acyl-CoA dehydrogenase, with protein MNLQFTHEQEMMRKMVRDFAREEVKPFIERMEQGEFPREVLKKMAELGLMGITAPSQYGGAEMDFTSYIIAIHELSKVSATVGVILSVHTSVGTNPILAFGTAYQKERYVPKLASGEYLGAFCLTEPSSGSDAASLKTKAVKQGDFYFLNGSKIFITNGGEADVYIVFARTNPEIPGSKGISAFIVDKDTEGFFIGKDEKKMGLHGSRTVSLSFENAKVPASNLLGAEGDGFKVALANLEVGRIGIAAQALGIAEAALEHATNYAKERVQFGKPIAHQQGVGFKLADMATSVEAAKLLVYQAADLRTKGIPCGKQASMAKLFASKTAMEVATEAIQVYGGYGYTKEYPVERFFRDAKVCEIYEGTSEIQRLVISKSL; from the coding sequence ATGAATCTGCAATTTACACACGAACAAGAAATGATGAGGAAAATGGTACGGGATTTTGCTAGAGAAGAAGTGAAGCCATTTATAGAGCGAATGGAGCAAGGTGAATTTCCTAGAGAAGTCCTAAAGAAAATGGCGGAGCTCGGGTTGATGGGAATTACAGCACCAAGTCAATATGGCGGAGCAGAGATGGATTTTACCTCTTATATTATCGCTATTCATGAGCTATCAAAGGTAAGTGCAACAGTTGGGGTTATTTTATCAGTCCACACGTCTGTAGGAACGAATCCAATACTTGCTTTTGGAACCGCTTATCAAAAGGAAAGATATGTACCGAAACTGGCTAGTGGGGAGTATTTAGGGGCATTTTGTTTAACTGAACCAAGTTCTGGTTCAGACGCAGCGAGCTTAAAAACAAAAGCAGTCAAACAAGGTGATTTTTATTTTTTAAACGGATCGAAAATCTTCATCACTAATGGTGGTGAAGCAGACGTATATATTGTTTTTGCACGCACAAATCCAGAGATACCGGGAAGTAAGGGCATTAGTGCGTTTATTGTAGATAAAGATACGGAAGGCTTTTTCATTGGTAAAGATGAGAAAAAGATGGGTCTACATGGGTCAAGAACCGTTTCATTGAGTTTCGAGAATGCTAAAGTGCCTGCAAGTAATCTCCTAGGAGCAGAAGGAGACGGCTTCAAGGTTGCACTAGCTAATTTAGAGGTTGGACGTATTGGAATTGCAGCACAAGCATTAGGAATCGCCGAAGCTGCACTAGAACATGCAACGAATTATGCCAAGGAGCGAGTTCAGTTTGGGAAGCCAATAGCTCATCAACAGGGAGTTGGCTTTAAGCTCGCAGATATGGCGACGTCTGTTGAGGCTGCAAAGCTATTAGTCTATCAAGCAGCTGATTTACGGACAAAAGGAATTCCATGTGGCAAACAAGCATCAATGGCGAAGCTGTTTGCTTCAAAAACAGCGATGGAGGTAGCCACTGAGGCAATTCAAGTGTATGGCGGGTATGGATACACAAAGGAATACCCAGTTGAGCGTTTTTTCCGAGATGCCAAAGTATGTGAGATTTATGAGGGAACGAGTGAAATCCAACGATTAGTCATTAGCAAGAGCTTATAA
- the pxpB gene encoding 5-oxoprolinase subunit PxpB, with product MEYKLSPLGDQAIVIELGESISLAIHDKVKQLSSIFDTFNEDWFVEYIPAFATITIFYDPVVIVKKYKSILSPYEYVCENIKKLIVSEPSKGIAETRTIQVPVCYEGEYAPDLLDVASYNQLTPEEVVKIHTSGDYTVYMIGFAPGFPYVGGMSGKIATPRKATPRLKIPAGSVGIAGEQTGIYPLETPGGWQIIGRTPLQLFQPNQESPSLLRAGDKLQFFPITSKDYENYGGVQHVKSN from the coding sequence TTGGAATACAAATTATCCCCGTTAGGTGATCAAGCCATCGTGATTGAACTTGGAGAATCCATTAGTCTAGCAATTCATGATAAAGTAAAACAACTGTCATCGATCTTTGATACATTTAATGAAGATTGGTTTGTAGAATACATCCCAGCCTTTGCAACGATCACAATATTCTACGATCCTGTGGTTATTGTGAAAAAATATAAAAGTATTCTATCTCCATATGAATATGTTTGTGAAAATATAAAAAAACTTATCGTATCAGAACCGTCGAAGGGTATAGCCGAAACTAGAACGATTCAAGTTCCAGTTTGTTATGAAGGAGAGTACGCTCCAGATTTACTTGATGTTGCCAGTTACAATCAGTTAACTCCTGAAGAGGTTGTTAAAATACATACATCTGGTGACTATACAGTCTATATGATCGGATTTGCCCCTGGATTTCCGTATGTTGGTGGAATGTCTGGAAAAATTGCAACCCCTAGAAAAGCAACACCTAGATTAAAGATTCCAGCTGGGTCAGTAGGAATTGCTGGGGAACAAACAGGAATTTATCCTTTGGAGACGCCGGGTGGTTGGCAGATCATTGGGCGGACACCTTTACAATTATTTCAACCAAATCAGGAGAGTCCGAGTTTACTAAGAGCAGGCGATAAACTTCAATTTTTCCCAATCACCTCTAAAGACTATGAGAATTATGGAGGTGTCCAACATGTTAAAAGTAATTAA
- a CDS encoding acyl-CoA dehydrogenase, whose amino-acid sequence MNFKLSEEHEMIRKMVRSFATNEVAPTAAERDEEERFDREIFNKMAELGLTGIPWPEEYGGIGSDYLAYCIAVEELSRVCASIGVTLSAHTSLAGWPVYKFGTEQQKQKYLRPMAEGKKMGAYGLTESGSGSDAGAMKTTAVLDGDDYILNGSKIFITNGGEAEIYIVFALTDPTSKHKGTSAFIVESNMPGFSVGKKEKKLGIRSSPTTEIIFEDCRVPKENLLGEEGQGFKIAMMTLDGGRNGIAAQAVGIAQGALDAAVDYSKERVQFGKPISAQQGVGFKLADMATSIEAARLLTYQAAWLESEGLPYGKESAMSKLFAGDTAMKVTTDAVQVFGGYGYTKDYPVERFMRDAKITQIYEGTQEIQRLVISRMLTN is encoded by the coding sequence ATGAACTTTAAATTAAGTGAAGAACATGAAATGATCCGGAAAATGGTTAGAAGTTTTGCAACGAATGAAGTGGCACCAACTGCAGCCGAAAGAGATGAAGAGGAACGATTTGATCGAGAAATTTTTAATAAAATGGCTGAGTTAGGGCTTACTGGTATCCCATGGCCAGAAGAATATGGCGGAATTGGGAGTGACTATTTAGCTTATTGTATCGCAGTAGAAGAATTATCAAGAGTATGTGCATCCATAGGTGTAACTCTGTCAGCACATACCTCCCTTGCAGGCTGGCCTGTTTACAAATTTGGGACGGAACAACAAAAACAAAAATACTTAAGACCGATGGCTGAGGGCAAGAAGATGGGAGCATATGGACTTACTGAGTCAGGCTCCGGGTCTGATGCTGGTGCAATGAAAACGACAGCCGTACTAGATGGCGACGATTATATTTTAAATGGCTCGAAAATCTTTATTACAAATGGCGGAGAAGCAGAAATCTATATTGTGTTCGCTTTGACAGATCCAACATCAAAGCATAAAGGAACAAGTGCATTTATCGTAGAAAGTAACATGCCAGGATTTTCGGTAGGGAAGAAAGAGAAAAAGTTAGGAATCCGTTCATCACCAACAACGGAAATTATTTTTGAGGATTGTCGTGTACCAAAAGAAAATCTTTTAGGTGAGGAAGGTCAAGGCTTTAAGATTGCAATGATGACGTTAGACGGTGGTAGAAATGGAATTGCCGCACAAGCAGTCGGGATTGCTCAAGGGGCATTAGATGCAGCTGTTGACTACTCAAAGGAGCGCGTTCAATTCGGTAAACCCATATCTGCCCAACAAGGAGTCGGCTTTAAGCTAGCAGATATGGCGACAAGTATTGAAGCAGCTCGCCTTTTAACGTATCAGGCGGCTTGGCTCGAATCGGAAGGACTGCCTTACGGAAAAGAATCAGCGATGTCTAAACTGTTTGCGGGTGATACCGCAATGAAGGTGACAACAGACGCGGTTCAAGTCTTTGGTGGGTATGGCTATACGAAGGATTATCCCGTTGAGCGGTTTATGAGAGATGCAAAAATTACACAAATCTATGAAGGCACTCAGGAAATTCAAAGGCTTGTGATTTCAAGAATGTTAACAAATTAG
- a CDS encoding serine hydrolase domain-containing protein has translation MGRDVTSNTNIHSIRKSLLNSLYGIQLHQGNLSLNDTVGMLGIEDHSPLSSTEKEATVAQLMSSSSGIYHPASEESRRMMAKRPKRGSKSPGTHFYYNNWDFNVLGTIYNHKTKGDLFQDFQKYIAEPIGMEDFQLDETTYHYDKNKSVHPAYLFRMSTRDLARFGLLYLNNGKWKDKQIVPQSWIAKSTSVKFDVPSKSVYGYGYLWWVADEGSFKDLKLISAVGRYGQSIDIIPVRDLVFVHKVDSNKKGFFHKSVKGVSQKQRLKLLSLILEAQETSPVSEPKLIPFSPVRY, from the coding sequence ATGGGGAGAGATGTTACATCAAATACCAATATTCATTCGATTCGAAAAAGCTTGCTGAACTCCTTATATGGTATCCAGCTTCATCAAGGGAATCTTTCACTTAACGATACAGTAGGTATGCTTGGTATTGAGGATCATTCACCTTTATCATCTACTGAAAAAGAAGCTACCGTTGCTCAGTTAATGTCTTCAAGCTCCGGAATTTATCATCCAGCAAGCGAAGAATCTAGACGTATGATGGCAAAACGACCAAAACGCGGCTCAAAATCACCTGGAACTCATTTTTATTATAATAACTGGGATTTTAATGTACTGGGGACGATTTATAATCACAAAACAAAAGGAGATCTGTTTCAAGATTTTCAAAAGTACATCGCAGAACCTATTGGAATGGAAGATTTTCAGCTTGATGAAACCACCTATCATTATGATAAAAACAAATCCGTTCACCCAGCGTACTTATTTCGAATGTCTACAAGAGATTTGGCCCGTTTTGGCTTACTGTATTTAAATAATGGTAAATGGAAAGATAAGCAAATCGTCCCTCAATCTTGGATAGCGAAAAGCACTTCTGTTAAATTCGATGTTCCTTCCAAGTCTGTTTATGGTTATGGTTATCTTTGGTGGGTGGCTGATGAGGGAAGCTTTAAAGATTTGAAATTAATTTCTGCTGTGGGAAGGTATGGTCAATCTATTGATATTATTCCTGTAAGAGATTTAGTTTTTGTTCATAAAGTGGATTCAAACAAGAAAGGTTTCTTTCATAAGTCAGTAAAGGGTGTTTCTCAGAAGCAAAGATTAAAGCTGCTTTCATTGATTCTAGAAGCTCAAGAGACATCACCGGTTAGTGAACCTAAACTGATTCCTTTTTCTCCGGTTCGGTATTAA
- the rpoE gene encoding DNA-directed RNA polymerase subunit delta, translating into MAVEQYSPEQLKEMSMLEVAYLVFKSKKQAITFNQLLDEVVGILGLSKAQVNSKVAQFYTDINIDGRFICIGEAGWGLRSWYPYEQIDEEVTTPIKPKKKKAKKAAEDDDLDVLDYDEEELDYDDLDEYEEEDLDEDLDEEDDDDADEVDADFDEDDSFDDEEDELVEEEDEFELEDDLDEEELDEEEDEEL; encoded by the coding sequence ATGGCTGTGGAACAATACTCACCAGAACAATTAAAAGAAATGTCAATGCTAGAGGTTGCATATCTAGTATTTAAAAGTAAAAAGCAAGCAATCACATTTAATCAATTATTAGATGAGGTTGTTGGGATATTAGGTCTTTCCAAGGCGCAAGTGAACTCAAAGGTTGCTCAATTTTATACAGATATCAACATCGACGGTCGTTTTATTTGTATCGGTGAAGCTGGTTGGGGACTTAGAAGCTGGTACCCATATGAGCAAATAGACGAAGAAGTAACAACACCAATCAAGCCTAAGAAGAAGAAGGCTAAAAAAGCAGCAGAAGATGATGATTTAGATGTATTAGATTATGACGAAGAAGAATTAGATTATGATGATTTAGATGAGTACGAAGAGGAAGATCTTGATGAGGATCTTGATGAAGAAGACGACGATGATGCAGATGAAGTTGATGCTGATTTCGATGAAGATGATAGCTTCGACGATGAAGAAGATGAGCTTGTCGAGGAAGAAGATGAGTTTGAACTAGAAGATGATCTTGATGAAGAAGAACTAGATGAAGAGGAAGATGAAGAACTCTAA